A single genomic interval of Lewinellaceae bacterium harbors:
- a CDS encoding SRPBCC family protein gives MKVLRWLMYILIAVLVAAVVLGLIGPKTYLVSRSIVIDAGRQEVFGWIDNFDKINRWNPWVDLDPNMTTSLKGTDGQVGVEYSWQGNDKVGKGSQTIMEIVPGELVGTRLKFIEPMASEADVTTTVQDTSGGTKVTWAMHGENGFISRIFMNFMNMDAMIGPDFEKGMQKLKTLVEANKSVGHSGYQILESDFPGQLYAGIRKEIPISDLTAFFTQTFGLVMEKAGSRAVGMPCSFTYVWDETNRRTDIAGVVPVSGQVEGLTSFNLPASRMLSIDYYGAYDAIGSAHAAMEVYMKDHHLEFIPPVVEAYLSDPGSEPDTSKWLTQVRYFVRDLK, from the coding sequence ATGAAGGTACTTCGCTGGCTAATGTACATCCTGATTGCGGTTTTAGTTGCAGCCGTGGTATTGGGATTGATCGGACCTAAAACCTACCTGGTCTCCCGCTCAATCGTGATTGACGCCGGTCGTCAGGAGGTATTTGGCTGGATTGATAATTTTGATAAAATAAACCGGTGGAATCCGTGGGTGGACCTGGATCCCAATATGACCACTTCACTCAAAGGTACCGATGGTCAGGTGGGTGTTGAATACAGTTGGCAGGGAAACGATAAGGTGGGCAAGGGTTCCCAGACCATCATGGAGATCGTGCCCGGTGAACTGGTTGGGACCCGCCTGAAATTTATAGAGCCGATGGCTTCGGAAGCGGATGTCACCACGACGGTTCAGGACACGTCCGGAGGGACCAAAGTGACCTGGGCTATGCATGGTGAAAATGGTTTTATCAGCCGCATATTCATGAATTTTATGAATATGGATGCGATGATTGGCCCTGATTTTGAAAAAGGTATGCAAAAACTTAAGACGCTGGTCGAAGCCAACAAATCCGTGGGTCATTCCGGATACCAGATTTTGGAATCGGACTTTCCGGGACAATTATATGCAGGCATTCGCAAAGAGATCCCGATCAGCGATCTGACTGCTTTTTTTACACAAACGTTTGGATTAGTTATGGAGAAAGCCGGATCCAGAGCCGTGGGTATGCCTTGCAGCTTTACGTATGTATGGGATGAGACTAATCGGCGCACGGATATTGCCGGAGTGGTACCGGTTTCAGGTCAGGTGGAAGGGCTTACCTCGTTCAATTTGCCGGCGAGCCGGATGCTTTCCATTGACTATTATGGAGCCTACGATGCTATCGGATCTGCGCACGCGGCTATGGAGGTTTATATGAAGGATCACCATCTGGAGTTTATACCGCCCGTCGTGGAAGCATACCTGTCCGATCCTGGAAGTGAACCAGACACTTCTAAATGGCTCACCCAGGTTCGCTATTTTGTACGCGATCTGAAATAA
- a CDS encoding carboxypeptidase — MKRIFLASFWFALVAIAPAFSQDQAKPDKPEGPAPKGEVATSKGSVHMDGKVLNYTVEAGTLQLRDEENEPIALFGYTAYFKDDVTDYSKRPILFAYNGGPGSSSMWLHMGVIGPKRVAVNDVGYTPAAPYNLEENPYSPIDMADIVMIDPVGTGLSHAIGKAKNTDFWGVDEDIRTVSLFIKQFVNEHNRWNAPKYLLGESYGTMRNAGVMNYLQERLGMSLNGVIMVSAVFDIRMLAFAAGDDISYITNLPTYAATAWYHDKVPGKPELTKFLQDARDFAGGAYATALMKGDQLQGAERKEILSKLAYFTGLSEDYLTRADLRVKQPEFSQQLMREQGVTVGRLDSRFTGINQDLLSQYTQYDPQSASISPGYTAAFMDYFYNQLGVDKSNYYHVSAYARKGFNWNWEHRSGRGFPSGSTNTGVDMAEAMSHNPNLKVMIMNGYYDLATPFYNVEYTINHLGLTPEIKKNIEMKYYEAGHMMYTHDESLKMFKKDLAAFIDSTLHPVTQP; from the coding sequence ATGAAGCGAATTTTCCTAGCAAGCTTTTGGTTTGCTCTCGTTGCTATTGCTCCCGCTTTCAGCCAGGATCAGGCTAAACCCGATAAACCGGAAGGACCGGCCCCCAAGGGTGAGGTTGCTACCTCCAAAGGGTCCGTACATATGGATGGCAAAGTGCTGAATTATACGGTTGAGGCAGGTACCCTGCAGCTCCGTGACGAAGAAAATGAACCTATCGCGCTCTTTGGATATACAGCCTATTTTAAAGATGATGTCACAGACTATTCAAAGAGGCCCATCCTGTTTGCCTATAATGGAGGACCAGGGTCTTCATCGATGTGGTTGCATATGGGGGTTATCGGCCCCAAACGCGTTGCAGTGAATGATGTTGGCTATACACCTGCGGCGCCTTACAACCTGGAAGAAAATCCCTATTCTCCAATCGATATGGCGGATATCGTGATGATCGACCCGGTAGGAACCGGTCTTAGTCATGCGATCGGAAAAGCAAAAAATACTGACTTCTGGGGTGTTGATGAGGACATCCGCACAGTGAGTTTATTCATCAAGCAGTTTGTGAATGAGCACAATCGTTGGAATGCACCTAAATATTTATTGGGAGAAAGCTATGGCACCATGCGGAATGCCGGTGTAATGAACTATCTCCAGGAGCGTCTGGGGATGTCCTTGAATGGCGTCATCATGGTCTCTGCCGTATTCGATATCCGGATGCTGGCTTTTGCTGCCGGTGACGACATCTCATACATTACCAATCTTCCGACCTATGCAGCAACTGCCTGGTACCACGATAAAGTGCCCGGAAAGCCGGAGCTAACCAAGTTCCTGCAGGACGCCCGTGACTTTGCCGGGGGAGCCTATGCAACAGCACTGATGAAGGGAGACCAGCTACAGGGTGCTGAGCGTAAGGAAATACTCTCCAAACTGGCTTATTTTACCGGCCTGAGCGAAGATTATCTAACCCGTGCCGATCTGCGGGTCAAGCAACCGGAGTTCTCACAGCAGCTGATGCGGGAACAAGGTGTGACTGTAGGCCGGCTGGATAGCCGCTTTACGGGAATTAACCAGGACTTGCTGAGTCAGTATACCCAGTATGATCCGCAAAGTGCTTCCATTTCTCCGGGATATACCGCTGCTTTCATGGATTATTTTTACAATCAGTTGGGTGTTGATAAATCCAATTATTATCACGTGTCAGCCTATGCACGGAAAGGATTCAACTGGAATTGGGAACACCGTTCCGGACGTGGCTTTCCTTCCGGTAGCACCAATACCGGAGTGGACATGGCAGAGGCTATGTCGCATAATCCAAACCTGAAAGTCATGATCATGAATGGCTATTACGACTTGGCTACTCCTTTTTATAATGTGGAGTATACCATAAATCACCTTGGCCTTACTCCTGAGATCAAGAAGAATATAGAAATGAAATATTATGAAGCAGGACATATGATGTATACGCATGATGAGTCTTTGAAGATGTTCAAAAAAGACCTTGCAGCGTTCATAGATTCAACATTACATCCGGTAACTCAGCCTTAA
- the nagB gene encoding glucosamine-6-phosphate deaminase → MALPPRNQRFEKVPTQIFEHSEAASKAIAQDIAGLIRTKAKEGKYCVLGLATGSTPKTLYNELVRMHLEEGLSFKNVVTFNLDEYYPIAPDALQSYVRFMHEYLFDHVDIDPKHIHIPDGTLNRDLISEFCTSYEEKIQSFGGLDLQILGIGRTGHIGFNEPGSGQESRTRLISLDFMTIIDAASDFFGEENVPRKAITMGVGTIMDAKRIILMAWGEGKANIIHKAVEGPVTDSIPATYLQKHPNATVYVDDGASAKLTRIRTPWLVGECSWSEDLIKKAVIWLSLHLDKPILKLTNRDYADNGMGDIITEYESAYNINIKVFNQLQRTITGWPGGKPHADDTHRPERAVPAHKRVIIFSPHPDDDVISMGGTFIRLHDQGHEVHVAYQTSGNIAVFDDDVVRFADFVNDYHEAFGLSPDKTQELLNQIRTQIRTKVPGEIDSAEIRTLKGLIRKGEAKAGCRYVGIPEENMHFQNLPFYETGKVKKKPIGEEDIQLTMDLLESIKPHQVYAAGDLSDPHGTHRVCLQAIFEALKRLKDRPWTKDCWLWLYRGAWQEWDIEDIDMAVPISPEELLRKRRAIFKHQSQKDRPLFPGNDAREFWQRAEERNRGTAAAYDRLGLAEYEAIEAFKRFEY, encoded by the coding sequence ATGGCATTACCTCCTCGTAATCAACGATTTGAAAAGGTACCTACCCAAATTTTTGAACATTCTGAAGCTGCCTCGAAGGCGATTGCTCAGGATATTGCCGGACTTATTCGCACTAAAGCCAAAGAAGGAAAGTACTGTGTGCTGGGTCTCGCTACGGGATCTACTCCTAAAACCCTCTACAATGAATTGGTGCGCATGCATCTGGAAGAGGGACTGAGTTTTAAAAACGTCGTGACCTTCAACCTGGATGAATATTATCCGATTGCTCCGGATGCTCTGCAAAGCTATGTCCGCTTTATGCACGAGTACTTATTTGATCATGTAGACATCGATCCGAAGCACATCCACATTCCGGATGGCACCCTGAATCGCGACCTGATCAGTGAGTTTTGTACTTCCTACGAAGAGAAAATTCAATCATTCGGGGGGTTGGATTTGCAGATTCTTGGCATCGGACGCACCGGGCATATCGGTTTTAACGAACCGGGATCCGGGCAGGAGTCCCGCACCCGACTGATTTCCCTGGATTTTATGACCATCATCGATGCAGCCAGTGATTTCTTTGGGGAGGAAAATGTACCACGCAAGGCAATCACCATGGGTGTGGGCACGATCATGGATGCCAAAAGGATCATCCTGATGGCGTGGGGAGAAGGTAAAGCCAATATTATTCATAAAGCGGTGGAGGGCCCCGTAACGGATTCGATTCCTGCGACCTATCTCCAAAAACATCCCAATGCTACCGTCTATGTGGATGACGGCGCCAGTGCCAAATTAACACGCATCAGGACTCCCTGGCTGGTAGGTGAATGTTCCTGGAGTGAAGACCTGATCAAAAAAGCCGTGATCTGGCTATCCCTGCATCTGGATAAACCGATCCTTAAGCTGACCAACCGCGACTATGCCGATAACGGTATGGGCGATATCATTACGGAGTACGAATCGGCTTATAACATCAATATTAAGGTCTTTAATCAGCTGCAACGTACCATCACCGGGTGGCCGGGTGGAAAGCCTCATGCCGACGACACCCACCGTCCTGAACGGGCTGTGCCTGCCCATAAACGTGTGATCATTTTCAGCCCTCATCCGGATGATGATGTTATTTCCATGGGAGGAACTTTCATCCGGCTCCATGATCAGGGACATGAAGTCCATGTAGCGTACCAGACCTCCGGTAATATTGCGGTATTTGATGACGATGTGGTGCGGTTTGCAGATTTCGTCAATGATTACCATGAAGCATTTGGTTTGAGTCCGGATAAGACGCAGGAATTGCTGAACCAGATACGCACTCAGATCCGTACCAAGGTGCCGGGTGAGATCGATTCAGCGGAAATAAGAACACTCAAAGGACTGATCCGCAAAGGTGAAGCGAAAGCCGGCTGCCGTTATGTCGGTATTCCGGAAGAAAACATGCACTTTCAAAACCTGCCGTTTTACGAAACCGGCAAAGTGAAAAAGAAACCGATTGGTGAGGAAGACATTCAGTTGACGATGGATCTTTTGGAATCCATCAAACCACATCAGGTCTATGCCGCCGGTGACCTTTCTGATCCACATGGTACGCACCGTGTGTGCCTGCAGGCCATCTTTGAAGCGCTGAAGCGATTGAAGGACCGGCCCTGGACGAAAGACTGTTGGTTGTGGCTTTACCGGGGGGCCTGGCAGGAATGGGATATCGAAGACATAGATATGGCCGTGCCAATCAGCCCCGAGGAACTGCTCAGGAAGCGTCGCGCCATCTTTAAGCACCAATCGCAGAAGGACAGACCCTTGTTTCCTGGCAACGATGCCCGTGAGTTCTGGCAACGAGCTGAAGAGCGCAACCGAGGCACTGCTGCCGCTTATGACCGATTGGGCCTCGCGGAATATGAAGCCATCGAAGCTTTTAAACGATTTGAATATTGA
- a CDS encoding carbohydrate binding family 9 domain-containing protein: MRFSFRMVIVGILIVVIAGSQSLYSQSQAIFTHKIDQELVLDGKLDEPFWQEVDVAGNFWQYFPADTIRSINNTEVRLAYDDENIYLGAIMYHPAGAAQKYVTPSLRRDYRGEANDGITMVIDPFEDQTNAYQFGVNPFGVQREGLISEGGSTQNSLSLSWDNKWYSESYIGDGYWSAEMIIPFKVIRFPGGIKSWNVNFYRIDSETGERSSWAHIPKQMRIISLAFSGELIWEIPPVPQNGNISLIPYVLLGTTRDFETEDAYQKDFNIGGDAKIGLGPSLNLDLTINPDFSQVEVDQQVTNLDRFEIFFPERRQFFLENGDLFANFGTNRIRPFFSRRIGIALDEANDENVPNPIYGGARLSGKLNENLRLGLLSMQAAHDVGIQLPSTNYSVLALQQKIFARSNIGLIAINKSPFKDQALPDPTDSLFHANRLVGMDYNLATKDDRWNGKLFFHRSFDHGVNDHAAAVGASITYNQLWWEVEAALSQVGANFNPEVGYVRRTDYTQSTFTAYRNFYPQKGIINQHSVGIDYDLLGNAANGLTDYDVNILYRISFQNTSRFMLRLRHQYVYLTDSFDPTNTEGAELPAGTAYPNNLIIASYMSDMRNRFSFEFMTRSGEFWNGTRLNLDGNIAYRFQPKGSVGIDFSVNQIRLPNPYNDANFFLIGPKFDFTFTRNLFWTTFIQYNNQIDNLNVNSRFQWRFKPVSDLFLVYTDNYYPSSFSVKSRALVFKLTYWLNV; this comes from the coding sequence ATGAGATTCAGCTTTCGTATGGTAATAGTGGGTATTTTGATCGTCGTGATCGCAGGAAGTCAAAGCCTCTACAGTCAATCACAAGCCATCTTTACCCACAAAATTGATCAGGAACTGGTGCTGGACGGCAAACTGGATGAGCCTTTCTGGCAAGAGGTTGACGTCGCCGGAAATTTTTGGCAATACTTTCCGGCAGACACCATTCGATCGATTAATAATACAGAAGTTCGCCTCGCCTACGACGATGAAAATATTTACCTGGGAGCAATTATGTACCATCCCGCCGGGGCTGCCCAAAAATATGTGACGCCATCGTTGCGCCGGGATTACCGTGGTGAAGCAAATGATGGAATAACCATGGTTATTGACCCTTTTGAGGATCAAACCAATGCTTATCAATTTGGTGTTAATCCATTTGGTGTCCAACGTGAGGGATTGATCTCAGAAGGTGGATCCACACAAAACTCTTTGTCGTTATCATGGGATAACAAATGGTATTCTGAATCGTATATCGGGGATGGTTATTGGAGTGCTGAAATGATCATACCGTTTAAAGTCATCCGTTTTCCCGGAGGCATTAAAAGCTGGAATGTAAATTTTTACCGCATCGACAGTGAGACGGGGGAACGAAGCTCCTGGGCCCATATCCCAAAACAAATGCGTATCATCTCGCTGGCTTTTTCCGGCGAATTAATATGGGAAATCCCCCCTGTTCCCCAGAATGGTAACATCTCCTTAATACCTTATGTCCTTTTGGGAACAACTCGTGACTTTGAAACAGAAGACGCTTACCAAAAGGATTTTAATATCGGAGGTGATGCGAAAATCGGATTAGGCCCTTCACTGAATCTTGATCTAACCATTAATCCGGATTTTTCGCAGGTGGAGGTTGATCAGCAGGTAACCAATCTGGACCGGTTTGAAATATTTTTTCCGGAAAGGCGACAATTTTTTCTTGAAAACGGGGACTTGTTCGCCAATTTCGGAACCAATCGTATCCGTCCATTTTTCTCAAGACGTATTGGAATTGCTCTCGATGAGGCCAATGATGAAAATGTTCCCAACCCAATTTATGGCGGCGCTCGCTTAAGCGGGAAATTAAATGAAAACCTGCGCCTCGGACTTTTGTCAATGCAGGCGGCTCACGATGTAGGAATACAATTACCCTCTACCAATTACAGTGTGCTTGCTTTACAACAAAAAATATTCGCCCGGTCCAATATTGGGCTGATCGCGATTAACAAATCGCCTTTCAAAGATCAGGCACTTCCGGACCCGACGGACAGTTTGTTTCACGCCAACCGGCTGGTCGGTATGGATTACAACCTGGCAACCAAAGATGATCGCTGGAATGGAAAATTATTTTTTCACCGTTCTTTTGATCACGGTGTCAATGACCATGCAGCAGCAGTAGGCGCCAGCATCACCTACAACCAATTGTGGTGGGAAGTGGAAGCCGCCCTTTCACAGGTAGGAGCTAATTTCAACCCGGAGGTAGGTTATGTGCGCAGAACCGATTATACCCAGTCCACCTTCACAGCGTACCGTAATTTTTATCCGCAAAAAGGAATTATCAATCAGCACTCCGTGGGTATCGATTACGACTTATTGGGCAATGCAGCAAATGGACTTACAGATTATGACGTAAATATATTATACCGCATCAGTTTTCAAAATACTTCCCGGTTTATGCTTCGATTGCGGCATCAATATGTTTACCTGACTGATTCTTTCGACCCGACCAATACCGAAGGCGCTGAATTACCTGCCGGCACAGCTTATCCAAATAACCTGATCATTGCTTCCTATATGTCGGATATGCGAAACCGGTTTTCTTTTGAATTCATGACCCGTAGTGGTGAATTCTGGAATGGTACACGGTTAAACCTGGATGGTAATATTGCGTATCGCTTTCAACCCAAAGGCTCTGTGGGTATAGATTTCAGTGTGAACCAGATCAGACTCCCGAATCCCTACAACGATGCAAATTTCTTCCTAATCGGCCCGAAGTTTGATTTCACTTTTACCCGCAATTTATTCTGGACCACATTTATTCAATACAACAATCAAATCGATAACCTGAACGTCAACTCCCGGTTTCAATGGCGCTTTAAACCGGTTTCCGATCTGTTTTTAGTCTACACCGATAATTATTATCCATCCAGTTTTTCGGTTAAAAGCAGAGCGCTGGTATTTAAACTGACGTATTGGTTGAATGTGTAG
- a CDS encoding DUF5009 domain-containing protein — protein MWLDNKTGRLVSLDFMRGLIMVLLMLESTYLYSHLNDLFPTGFLHSLFIQFEHHAWHGLRFWDLIQPGFMYIAGVAMAFSLHRQIEQGKSWGERFTKTLKRSGWLFFWGVLDYAVRGDHLSFELWDVLTQLSFTTLVTFLVFEWKYRNQILACLGLLLLTESLYRYTNIPGFDQPFTDQHNFGNYIDLLLMNKINSGGWVAINAIPTSVHTIAGAMVGKWMIGAKSDQDRIRWIIYAGVACLTIGYIQDLTDITPIIKRIATTSFTLVTAGYCLLATALFYWWIDMKEHHKGLWFFIIVGMNSIFIYLFFEIVGHRWFNEYMYTITDNLLYFLPHGLMKIIGALVIFGLEWGMLWFFYRKKIFFKV, from the coding sequence ATGTGGCTTGATAACAAAACCGGTCGATTGGTTTCCCTGGACTTCATGCGTGGACTAATCATGGTTTTACTCATGCTGGAAAGCACTTACCTCTACAGTCATTTGAATGACCTTTTTCCAACCGGGTTTTTACACAGCCTTTTTATCCAGTTTGAACACCATGCCTGGCATGGCCTCCGGTTTTGGGACCTGATCCAACCCGGATTCATGTACATCGCCGGTGTAGCCATGGCATTTTCATTGCATCGTCAAATCGAACAAGGCAAATCCTGGGGAGAACGATTTACGAAAACCCTAAAACGGAGCGGTTGGCTTTTCTTCTGGGGTGTGCTGGACTATGCAGTGAGAGGTGATCATTTATCCTTTGAGTTGTGGGATGTGCTGACACAACTCTCCTTTACCACCCTGGTAACTTTCCTCGTCTTTGAATGGAAGTACCGGAATCAAATACTGGCCTGTCTGGGCTTGTTATTGTTGACTGAATCGCTTTACCGCTATACCAATATTCCAGGATTTGATCAGCCGTTCACCGATCAGCACAATTTCGGAAACTACATAGACCTCCTTCTCATGAACAAGATCAATTCCGGAGGATGGGTAGCGATCAACGCCATTCCAACTTCCGTCCATACCATTGCCGGAGCCATGGTAGGCAAATGGATGATCGGAGCTAAGAGTGACCAGGACCGGATTCGCTGGATCATTTATGCAGGAGTGGCTTGTCTGACCATAGGCTATATACAGGACCTGACGGATATAACCCCGATCATCAAACGAATCGCTACGACTTCATTCACGCTGGTAACTGCCGGCTACTGTTTACTTGCAACCGCCTTATTTTACTGGTGGATCGACATGAAGGAACACCATAAAGGATTGTGGTTTTTCATCATTGTGGGGATGAACTCCATTTTCATTTACTTATTCTTCGAGATTGTAGGACATCGCTGGTTCAATGAATACATGTACACCATTACGGATAACCTGCTTTACTTCCTCCCGCATGGGTTAATGAAGATCATTGGTGCATTGGTCATTTTCGGCCTTGAATGGGGTATGCTGTGGTTTTTCTACCGCAAGAAAATCTTTTTTAAAGTCTGA
- a CDS encoding fatty acid desaturase has translation MTLQSKEVRNKVSEVLKKWRPYQKPNHTKAVIQILNSFLPFIGIWILMYLLWDISKWAVVGLGLLNAFFLVRIFIIQHDCGHRTFVRSGFWRNVIGYSCSLFSSIPYHYWAKSHHFHHQHNGMLEVRDIGDIHTLTVDEFKQKNRWQRFLYRIYRTPVVLFVLGPIYYVMIHNRLPLINFPEFKKIKWSLYIYNGVLIGIIALLCWLLDWQKIIAVHGITLGFFAIIAVWFFYVQHQHEHGYKHWKVNWDFLSAAIKGSSYYKLPRLMNWFTGNIAIHHVHHLNPAIPNYHLAACVQATPWINQYTTEITFWESLKLMSHKLWDESTERMISFREFYRQEKKSSQAQKARRKKEELVA, from the coding sequence ATGACGCTGCAGAGCAAAGAAGTTCGCAACAAGGTATCGGAGGTATTGAAAAAATGGCGCCCATATCAAAAACCCAATCATACAAAAGCGGTTATCCAGATCCTGAATTCATTTCTGCCGTTTATCGGCATCTGGATTTTGATGTATCTTTTATGGGACATCAGTAAGTGGGCAGTTGTCGGATTGGGCTTACTGAATGCATTCTTCCTGGTGCGGATCTTTATTATTCAGCACGATTGCGGTCACCGCACTTTTGTACGATCCGGTTTCTGGCGTAATGTCATAGGATACAGCTGTTCGTTGTTCAGTTCGATACCTTATCATTACTGGGCTAAGTCACATCACTTTCATCACCAGCACAATGGTATGCTTGAGGTAAGAGACATCGGGGATATCCACACCCTGACCGTAGATGAATTCAAGCAGAAGAATCGCTGGCAGCGGTTTCTGTACCGGATCTACCGCACCCCGGTCGTGCTCTTTGTTCTGGGACCTATCTATTATGTCATGATCCACAACCGGCTTCCACTGATCAATTTCCCGGAATTCAAAAAGATCAAATGGAGCCTTTACATTTATAATGGCGTATTGATAGGTATCATCGCCTTGTTGTGCTGGTTATTGGACTGGCAAAAGATCATTGCCGTTCATGGTATTACCCTTGGTTTCTTTGCCATCATAGCCGTATGGTTCTTCTATGTACAGCACCAGCATGAACATGGCTATAAACACTGGAAAGTAAACTGGGATTTCCTTTCGGCAGCTATCAAAGGGAGTAGTTATTACAAATTGCCTCGCCTGATGAACTGGTTCACGGGCAATATTGCGATCCACCACGTGCACCACCTTAATCCGGCTATACCAAACTACCATCTGGCTGCTTGCGTACAGGCCACACCGTGGATCAATCAATATACCACCGAAATCACCTTCTGGGAAAGTCTGAAATTGATGAGCCATAAATTGTGGGACGAGAGCACAGAACGGATGATTTCATTCAGGGAATTTTATCGCCAGGAAAAGAAATCCAGCCAGGCTCAAAAAGCACGTCGCAAGAAAGAAGAGCTGGTAGCGTAA
- a CDS encoding ATP-dependent 6-phosphofructokinase: protein MAKKSEKQKILVLTGGGDCPGLNAVIRAVSKAAKQSGKWEVWGSIEAFNGVFNEPNEIIKLTSKRVAGIHVKGGTILKTTNKGNPLQFPIQNEQGEWVVIDRSHELVQRIKDLGFSAVVNIGGDGSQRISNGLFKAGMPVIGVPKTIDNDLSATDLTFGFSTAVQIASDSLDKLVTTAESHHRVIIMEVMGRDAGWIALHTAISGGAEICLIPEIPYNLERIVEKINKRYEKGRGFVNIVVAEGAKPLGGEVIGQHAIERGDVHVKLGGIGNFLRAQLEHAGIQQQVRTTILGHVQRGGTPIAFDRILASAMGVKAFELIEAGLFGNMVSYHNNEITYVPLEEAIKEYNHVRLDHYLINTARKLGISFGD from the coding sequence ATGGCAAAGAAATCTGAAAAGCAGAAGATCCTGGTACTCACCGGAGGAGGAGATTGTCCTGGATTAAATGCAGTTATACGTGCCGTGAGCAAAGCGGCCAAGCAATCTGGTAAATGGGAAGTTTGGGGTAGCATAGAAGCTTTTAACGGGGTATTTAACGAGCCCAACGAGATCATCAAGCTGACCAGCAAGCGGGTGGCTGGTATTCATGTCAAAGGTGGCACCATCTTAAAAACGACCAATAAAGGAAACCCACTGCAGTTTCCGATACAGAATGAGCAGGGAGAATGGGTGGTAATCGATCGCTCGCATGAACTGGTCCAGAGAATAAAGGACCTGGGGTTTTCCGCTGTGGTGAACATCGGTGGTGATGGCAGTCAACGTATTTCCAATGGGTTATTTAAAGCCGGAATGCCGGTCATCGGGGTACCTAAAACAATCGATAACGATCTTAGTGCTACCGATCTGACTTTTGGCTTCTCGACGGCTGTCCAGATAGCTTCGGATAGCCTGGACAAACTGGTGACGACGGCAGAAAGCCATCACCGCGTCATTATTATGGAGGTCATGGGCCGTGATGCCGGCTGGATTGCCCTGCATACCGCTATTTCCGGCGGGGCTGAAATTTGTCTGATACCGGAGATCCCCTATAATCTGGAACGCATCGTCGAAAAGATCAACAAACGCTACGAGAAAGGACGAGGCTTTGTCAATATCGTGGTTGCTGAAGGTGCCAAACCATTGGGTGGCGAGGTTATTGGTCAGCATGCCATCGAAAGAGGAGATGTCCATGTGAAACTGGGTGGAATCGGGAATTTTTTGCGAGCACAACTAGAGCATGCCGGAATTCAGCAACAGGTACGTACAACGATCCTCGGGCATGTGCAACGCGGAGGCACTCCAATTGCTTTTGACCGCATTCTTGCCAGCGCCATGGGCGTGAAAGCTTTCGAACTGATTGAGGCAGGCCTCTTTGGCAATATGGTGTCTTATCACAACAATGAAATCACCTATGTACCACTGGAAGAGGCCATTAAGGAATACAATCACGTGCGCCTGGACCATTATCTGATCAATACAGCCCGGAAGTTGGGAATTTCATTCGGGGATTAA
- a CDS encoding glucosamine-6-phosphate deaminase, which produces MKIHILETPPLLGEAAGSRAASLIEAAIRSRNEANIILATGSSQFATLRQLIGSSLDWSRVRMFHLDEYIGLPESHPASFRKYLRERFINLVPPLMDYYLINGEAADPVSECERLDTLIDKYPIDVALIGIGENGHLAFNDPPADFTTEDAFHVVQLDQACRQQQVGEGWFSSWESVPATAISMSIPQIMASKALIVSVPDSRKAHAVKCTVHGLVDPDCPASILQNHPDCELFLDLNAAVLL; this is translated from the coding sequence ATGAAGATCCATATCTTGGAAACACCCCCGCTACTGGGTGAGGCTGCCGGCTCACGAGCTGCCTCACTGATCGAGGCCGCCATCCGGTCACGTAACGAAGCAAATATAATTCTGGCTACCGGCAGCAGTCAATTTGCAACGCTCCGACAATTGATCGGCTCATCCCTGGACTGGAGCCGGGTACGCATGTTTCACCTCGATGAATACATTGGCTTGCCTGAGTCCCATCCTGCCAGCTTTCGAAAATACCTGCGTGAACGATTTATCAACCTGGTTCCGCCGCTGATGGACTATTACCTTATTAACGGGGAGGCTGCGGATCCGGTCTCTGAATGTGAGCGACTGGATACACTTATTGACAAGTACCCGATCGACGTGGCATTGATCGGTATCGGAGAGAATGGACACCTGGCATTTAATGATCCTCCGGCAGACTTTACTACGGAAGATGCCTTTCATGTAGTCCAGCTGGATCAGGCCTGCCGCCAACAGCAGGTAGGTGAGGGATGGTTCTCCAGTTGGGAGTCAGTTCCCGCGACAGCCATTTCCATGAGCATTCCTCAAATCATGGCGAGCAAGGCATTGATCGTATCCGTTCCCGATTCCCGCAAAGCCCATGCCGTAAAATGTACAGTACATGGTCTGGTGGACCCTGACTGTCCTGCTTCCATTCTTCAAAACCACCCCGATTGTGAACTATTTCTGGACCTAAATGCCGCTGTATTACTGTGA